Proteins encoded by one window of Arachis hypogaea cultivar Tifrunner chromosome 1, arahy.Tifrunner.gnm2.J5K5, whole genome shotgun sequence:
- the LOC112722492 gene encoding uncharacterized protein, which translates to MGFEKAGAERKLQLQELECLRLEAYENFGLYKEKVKAVHDKNIKRREFRPGELVLLYNSRLKLMPGKLRSRWEGPYRVEKAEPYGVFHLRHPSSPNILKVNSHHLKLYHGEKMKDSKELEILLLADPPTEVA; encoded by the coding sequence atgggatttgagaaagcagGGGCTGAGAGGAAGCTGCAACTACAAGAACTGGAgtgccttcgcctagaagcatatgagaaCTTCGGGCTATACAAAGAAAAggtgaaggctgtacatgacaaGAATATCAAGCGAAGGGAGTTCAGACCTGGGGAGTTAGTTCTCCTTTATAACTCCAGGTTGAAACTCATGCCAGGAaagctgagatcaagatgggaaggcccctacagagtGGAGAAGGCTGAGCCATATGGCGTTTTCCACTTGAGGCACCCTTCTAGTCCCAATATCCTGAAGGTCAATAGTCACCACttaaagctgtatcatggtgagaagatgaaagaCAGCAAGGAGCTGGAGATCCTCCTCTTGGCGGATCCACCCACAGAAGTAGCCTGA